In the Candidatus Sysuiplasma acidicola genome, one interval contains:
- a CDS encoding AbrB/MazE/SpoVT family DNA-binding domain-containing protein, whose translation MQLERLKKFSINNVSHVTEGTILKKIKVSNEERISIPAEMRKAPGIRKGDDLQLLRNGDRLLIEKPSHVVQHLENDISAMMTISEASLKKLWLSKKEVVWNRYLED comes from the coding sequence ATGCAACTGGAGAGGTTAAAAAAATTCAGTATTAATAATGTGAGCCATGTGACTGAAGGAACGATTTTAAAGAAAATTAAGGTGAGCAACGAGGAACGGATATCGATTCCGGCCGAAATGCGGAAAGCGCCAGGCATCCGGAAAGGGGACGATCTGCAGCTGCTGAGAAACGGCGACAGATTACTTATAGAAAAGCCAAGCCACGTAGTGCAGCACCTTGAAAATGACATTTCGGCCATGATGACAATCAGTGAAGCCTCGCTGAAAAAGCTGTGGTTGTCTAAGAAGGAAGTTGTCTGGAACCGATATTTGGAAGATTAA